One Ricinus communis isolate WT05 ecotype wild-type chromosome 2, ASM1957865v1, whole genome shotgun sequence DNA segment encodes these proteins:
- the LOC8264484 gene encoding probable protein phosphatase 2C 44 isoform X2, translating into MSHGFQLVEGKSGHDMEDYHVAEYRKIKNHELGLFAIFDGHLGDRVPSYLKDNLFLNILQEPQFWDDPKTAIKNAYKNTDKFILENSMQLGPGGSTAVTAIVIDGKDLWVANIGDSRAVVCERGSANQLTVDHEPHTERKRIEKQGGFVTTLPGDVPRVNGQLAVARAFGDQSLKAHLSSEPDVRHVPIDSTMEFVILASDGLWKVMQNQEAVDLVKPIKDPQAAAKRLTTEALARKSKDDISCIVIRFG; encoded by the exons ATGTCACATGGATTTCAGCTTGTAGAAGGCAAATCAGGACATGATATGGAAGACTACCATGTTGCTGAATATCGAAAAATCAAGAATCATGAGCTTGGCTTATTTGCTATCTTTGATGGTCATCTTGGGGATCGTGTTCCTAGTTATTTGAAAGACAATCTTTTCCTTAATATACTTCAAGAg CCCCAGTTCTGGGATGACCCTAAAACTGCCATTAAAAATGCTTACAAAAACACTGATAAGTTTATATTAGAGAATTCTATGCAATTGGGACCTGGGGGCTCCACCGCCGTTACTGCTATTGTTATCGATGGCAAGGACTTATGGGTTGCCAATATCGGTGATTCTAGAGCTGTTGTTTGTGAGAGAGGCTCTGCCAATCAGCTTACTGTTGACCATGAGCCGCACACTGAGCGTAAGAGGATTGAGAAGCAAGGTGGCTTTGTCACTACCCTTCCTG GAGATGTTCCTAGAGTTAATGGTCAACTTGCTGTTGCACGTGCTTTTGGAGATCAAAGTCTTAAAGCACATTTAAGTTCAGAACCTGATGTAAGACATGTGCCTATAGACTCAACCATGGAGTTTGTTATATTAGCAAGTGATGGGTTGTGGAAG GTAATGCAAAATCAAGAGGCAGTTGATTTGGTGAAACCCATTAAGGATCCGCAAGCGGCTGCCAAGCGCTTGACAACTGAGGCATTAGCAAGAAAGAGCAAGGATGATATATCATGCATTGTGATCCGTTTTGGATGA
- the LOC8264484 gene encoding probable protein phosphatase 2C 44 isoform X1 yields MSKHSVAGASRTSKPPTFFQKIKSSCLNSSSPDTGKGRSKSSSKKMSHGFQLVEGKSGHDMEDYHVAEYRKIKNHELGLFAIFDGHLGDRVPSYLKDNLFLNILQEPQFWDDPKTAIKNAYKNTDKFILENSMQLGPGGSTAVTAIVIDGKDLWVANIGDSRAVVCERGSANQLTVDHEPHTERKRIEKQGGFVTTLPGDVPRVNGQLAVARAFGDQSLKAHLSSEPDVRHVPIDSTMEFVILASDGLWKVMQNQEAVDLVKPIKDPQAAAKRLTTEALARKSKDDISCIVIRFG; encoded by the exons atgaGTAAGCACTCAGTTGCAGGTGCTTCTCGCACCTCTAAACCCCCGACCTTCTTCCAAAAGATCAAG AGTTCATGCCTGAACTCATCATCCCCAGACAcaggaaaaggaagaagtaAATCATCAAGTAAAAAGATGTCACATGGATTTCAGCTTGTAGAAGGCAAATCAGGACATGATATGGAAGACTACCATGTTGCTGAATATCGAAAAATCAAGAATCATGAGCTTGGCTTATTTGCTATCTTTGATGGTCATCTTGGGGATCGTGTTCCTAGTTATTTGAAAGACAATCTTTTCCTTAATATACTTCAAGAg CCCCAGTTCTGGGATGACCCTAAAACTGCCATTAAAAATGCTTACAAAAACACTGATAAGTTTATATTAGAGAATTCTATGCAATTGGGACCTGGGGGCTCCACCGCCGTTACTGCTATTGTTATCGATGGCAAGGACTTATGGGTTGCCAATATCGGTGATTCTAGAGCTGTTGTTTGTGAGAGAGGCTCTGCCAATCAGCTTACTGTTGACCATGAGCCGCACACTGAGCGTAAGAGGATTGAGAAGCAAGGTGGCTTTGTCACTACCCTTCCTG GAGATGTTCCTAGAGTTAATGGTCAACTTGCTGTTGCACGTGCTTTTGGAGATCAAAGTCTTAAAGCACATTTAAGTTCAGAACCTGATGTAAGACATGTGCCTATAGACTCAACCATGGAGTTTGTTATATTAGCAAGTGATGGGTTGTGGAAG GTAATGCAAAATCAAGAGGCAGTTGATTTGGTGAAACCCATTAAGGATCCGCAAGCGGCTGCCAAGCGCTTGACAACTGAGGCATTAGCAAGAAAGAGCAAGGATGATATATCATGCATTGTGATCCGTTTTGGATGA